A part of Cydia amplana chromosome 24, ilCydAmpl1.1, whole genome shotgun sequence genomic DNA contains:
- the LOC134658953 gene encoding aldo-keto reductase AKR2E4-like — protein MLFITLAGLFAVAVCDEKDGGKAPRIPLNDGNFMPAMGLGTFLGFDENGQKEAKSLEVENAVSWALDDGYRMIDTASAYNNEVQVGRGVKNSTVPREHVFLVTKLGANEKRDVVGALRKSLERLNMSYVDLYLIHNPVSFTPDHKQYEVIDYLDTWRQMEQTKKLGLARSIGISNFNISQMDRLLANCETKPSILQVEVNLNLAQNDILQYCQRHNIAVMAYTPFGNLFSADEGPPPPRASDPTLKAMATKYKKSAAQIVLRYLVQTGVAPIPKSVNKPRIEQNIDIFDFTLTPEDMQILSGFNKNYRTVWPSFWQDHPYYPFEQKAVPDPDLFKPKTE, from the exons ATGTTGTTTATAACTCTGGCCGGCTTGTTCGCTGTGGCG GTATGTGACGAGAAAGATGGCGGCAAAGCCCCGAGGATCCCTCTGAACGATGGCAACTTCATGCCCGCTATGGGGCTTGGCACCTTCCTCGGTTTTGACGAG AATGGACAGAAGGAAGCAAAAAGCCTGGAGGTGGAAAATGCCGTGTCCTGGGCACTTGACGACGGGTACAG GATGATAGATACAGCATCGGCCTACAACAATGAGGTGCAGGTCGGAAGAGGCGTCAAGAATTCGACCGTTCCTAGGGAACACGTTTTCCTAGTTACAAAG TTGGGCGCCAACGAGAAAAGAGACGTCGTGGGCGCACTGAGGAAGTCTCTGGAACGCCTCAACATGAGCTATGTCGATCTGTACCTGATTCACAACCCGGTATCGTTCAct CCAGACCACAAACAGTACGAAGTGATAGACTACCTAGATACCTGGAGACAGATGGAGCAGACCAAGAAACTGGGGCTGGCGAGGTCAATCGGAATATCCAACTTCAACATCAGCCAGATGGATCGGCTGTTGGCCAACTGCGAGACCAAACCGTCGATACTTCAAGTCGAG GTGAACCTCAACCTCGCCCAAAACGACATACTCCAATACTGCCAACGTCACAACATAGCAGTGATGGCGTACACGCCTTTCGGCAACCTGTTCAG CGCTGACGAGggtccgccgccgccgcgcgccagcGACCCCACACTCAAGGCAATGGCTACTAAATACAAAAAGAGTGCTGCACAAATCGTGCTGAGATATTTG GTGCAAACAGGAGTAGCACCCATCCCGAAATCTGTTAACAAGCCCAGAATCGAACAAAACATCGATATCTTCGACTTCACCCTGACTCCCGAAGATATGCAGATCCTGA GTGGCTTCAACAAGAACTACCGCACGGTCTGGCCTAGCTTCTGGCAGGACCACCCCTACTACCCCTTCGAGCAGAAGGCTGTCCCCGACCCGGACTTGTTCAAACCCAAGACAGAATAA
- the LOC134659300 gene encoding aldo-keto reductase AKR2E4-like, with amino-acid sequence MAKVNIPTFTLNNGIQMPALGYGTWLGLRPEDGEFDYSGWDKMVDCISYAIDVGYRHIDTAHLYRIEPEIGQVIKKKIQDGVVKREDLFITTKVWQTYSREADVEVSVRGSLNRLGLDYLDQVLIHWPLSFNEEGVDQNIDYLETWRGFETVLKKGLTRSIGVSNFNVDQLKRLIANSNVKPVTNQVELNLAFGQKELVDYCTSQNIRVVAWAPFGAMIASRAAPDAKGPKMDDPTLVAIAKKYNKSVTQVVLRYLYQRGIITIPKTVTPSRVVENASIFDFELSQAEFDTLAKFDINYRSNRPTFWQNYSHYPFEKYDVPPSAVPKALLTWKNGKNQDID; translated from the exons GTCAACATCCCAACGTTCACACTCAACAATGGCATCCAGATGCCAGCTCTGGGGTACGGCACGTGGCTCGGTCTCCGCCCGGAG GACGGAGAGTTCGACTATTCCGGGTGGGACAAGATGGTGGACTGCATCTCGTACGCCATCGACGTGGGTTACAGACACATCGACACGGCTCATCTGTACAGGATCGAGCCTGAAATAGGACAGGTTATAAAGAAGAAGATCCAAGATGGCGTCGTGAAGAGAGAGGACTTGTTCATCACCACTAAG GTGTGGCAGACGTACAGCCGCGAGGCCGACGTGGAGGTGTCTGTGCGCGGCTCCCTGAACCGTCTAGGCCTCGATTACTTGGACCAGGTGCTCATTCACTGGCCGCTCTCCTTCAAT GAAGAAGGAGTAGACCAAAACATCGACTACCTGGAGACCTGGCGGGGCTTCGAGACGGTCCTGAAGAAGGGTCTGACGCGCTCCATCGGCGTCTCAAACTTTAACGTAGACCAGCTGAAGCGCCTTATCGCCAACAGCAACGTGAAGCCAGTCACCAACCAAGTCGAG CTCAACCTCGCCTTCGGCCAAAAGGAGCTGGTCGACTACTGCACCTCTCAAAACATCAGGGTTGTCGCGTGGGCGCCCTTCGGAGCCATGATCGCCAGCCGTGCGGCCCCTGATGCCAAGGGACCTAAGATGGACGACCCAACCCTCGTCGCTATTGCCAAGAAGTATAACAAGTCTGTCACACAAGTCGTGCTCAGATACCTG TACCAACGCGGCATCATCACCATCCCAAAAACCGTCACCCCGAGCCGCGTCGTCGAGAACGCCTCCATCTTCGACTTCGAACTGTCGCAGGCGGAGTTCGACACATTAGCGAAGTTCGACATCAACTATCGCTCGAACAGACCGACGTTCTGGCAGAACTACTCCCACTACCCATTCGAGAAGTACGACGTTCCCCCCAGTGCCGTCCCGAAGGCGCTGCTTACGTGGAAGAATGGGAAAAATCAGGATATCGATTAG
- the LOC134659155 gene encoding peritrophin-1-like: MYSMLLVFFLAASALGAECPPDGSPFFNIAHETDCSKFYTCAHGVPVLQTCPDGTHFSPMHLVCQDPVFAGCNNTLPALCPDWSMLPRPHPDTCSKFIVCQYGTVHVFDCPAGLEFNAELLECVWPAESNCNASQASSDKPSTDSSQNGAEQNGDQQDGGSQNGGQQDGGSEVGCQQGDLSKHEDCSKYNVCNSGVQVAMDCPAGLQWNSELSFCDWPASAGCQ; this comes from the exons ATGTACTCAATGCTActcg TGTTCTTCCTCGCCGCGTCAGCGCTTGGCGCAGAGTGCCCACCAGACGGCTCTCCGTTCTTCAACATCGCGCATGAAACCGACTGTTCTAAGTTCTACACGTGTGCCCATGGCGTGCCTGTGCTACAAACCTGCCCTGATGGCACTCACTTCAGTCCCATGCACTTG GTATGTCAAGACCCCGTGTTCGCCGGCTGCAACAACACCCTCCCAGCGCTGTGTCCGGACTGGAGCATGCTCCCCAGACCGCACCCTGACACGTGCAGCAAGTTCATCGTTTGCCAATACGGCACCGTTCACGTGTTCGACTGCCCGGCGGGGTTAGAATTCAACGCTGAACTGCTG GAATGCGTGTGGCCTGCCGAATCTAACTGCAATGCTTCACAAGCTTCATCAGACAAACCTTCAACGGACTCGTCTCAAAATGGCGCCGAACAAAATGGCGACCAACAAGATGGTGGATCACAAAATGGCGGGCAACAAGATGGCGGATCAGAAGTAGGGTGTCAGCAAGGAGACCTGTCAAAGCATGAAGATTGCAGCAAATATAACGTTTGCAATAGTGGCGTTCAAGTAGCCATGGACTGCCCGGCGGGTTTGCAATGGAACTCTGAACTCTCG TTTTGTGATTGGCCAGCATCAGCCGGGTGTCAATAA